The Erythrobacter sp. Alg231-14 genome has a segment encoding these proteins:
- a CDS encoding hotdog domain-containing protein, with translation MSTKETRSAPGFSARDASKFFFRGGHTGWLGLIFSDQGDNWVELELPWREDLLGEADREVLASGPIVSLMDMASGMSIWQTKQSFIPVATLDLRVDYQRPARERSAVWGRVECYRTTRSAAFVRGIAHDGDINDPVAHVAGVFMTISNDPRQGNVPVNPASSTSSTDDE, from the coding sequence ATGAGCACAAAAGAAACACGGTCCGCGCCCGGCTTTAGCGCGCGGGATGCCAGCAAGTTCTTCTTTCGCGGCGGTCACACCGGCTGGCTTGGGCTGATCTTTTCGGATCAGGGCGACAACTGGGTCGAATTGGAATTGCCATGGCGCGAAGATTTGTTGGGAGAGGCGGATCGCGAAGTGCTCGCTTCGGGACCCATCGTCAGTTTGATGGACATGGCAAGCGGCATGTCCATCTGGCAAACAAAGCAGAGCTTTATACCTGTCGCGACGTTGGATTTGAGAGTGGATTATCAGCGACCAGCGCGAGAGCGCAGCGCCGTTTGGGGACGGGTTGAATGCTATCGCACAACTCGCTCGGCCGCGTTTGTGCGTGGCATCGCCCATGACGGCGATATCAACGATCCTGTCGCGCATGTCGCAGGTGTATTCATGACAATCTCAAACGACCCGAGGCAGGGCAATGTTCCTGTCAATCCAGCATCTAGCACATCGAGTACGGATGATGAGTAA
- a CDS encoding PaaI family thioesterase: MMSKDVILPPYARALGIELHEMEGGVPVLSVDFGSNVEGRPQHYHGGATAGLLENAGYAALRARLDEEGREAQFKPVNITVQYLSAGKSRTSFAKGRITRLGRRNANITVEAWQSDRERPIATAIMNILMA; the protein is encoded by the coding sequence ATGATGAGTAAAGACGTGATACTGCCTCCCTATGCCCGTGCCTTGGGAATTGAATTGCACGAGATGGAAGGCGGCGTGCCCGTCCTTTCGGTGGATTTCGGATCCAATGTCGAAGGTCGCCCCCAGCATTATCACGGTGGCGCCACGGCCGGCTTGCTTGAAAATGCCGGTTATGCGGCGCTCCGTGCGCGGTTGGACGAAGAAGGCCGCGAGGCTCAGTTCAAACCGGTCAACATTACGGTCCAGTATTTATCCGCAGGCAAATCCCGCACCAGCTTTGCAAAAGGGCGCATCACACGATTGGGAAGGCGCAATGCCAACATCACGGTCGAGGCGTGGCAAAGCGACCGAGAACGCCCGATTGCGACCGCGATCATGAATATATTGATGGCATAA
- a CDS encoding transglycosylase domain-containing protein, producing MALFERFWKRSERGGSRSEDGAGGYYALYDSQRPLDPDDEPPAYRPAGSPDYASWDARMSNLDGHVATAERQRSPMWTRLFWQGRRKRWWAVRIVAAMLLVFVFLIAWLAITAPLSKSLEPIASPQVTLLASDGTPIARSGAMVDAPVEVSDLPPHVIEAFLAIEDRRFYSHWGVDPRGIGRAIWTGRGGGSTITQQLAKFTFLTPEQSLSRKAREALIAFWLEGWLTKDQILSRYLSNAYFGDNQYGLRAASLHYFYRQPENLLPQQAAMLAGLLQAPSRYAPTKHYDRAKTRMDLVVGSMVAAGYMTQAEADALPAPVLDVRTRNDVPTGSYFADWALPIAREDMEPGYARQVISTTLDSQLQSLARRVTNRAGLGDAQVALVAMRPSGEVVAMVGGKDYASSPFNRATQARRQPGSTFKLFVYLAALEAGWEPDDTIDNTAIEKGAYRPKNARERYSDLITLEDAFASSSNVAAVRLFNEIGSERVIRTARSLGVTSAMPEGDPSLALGTSTMTLLELTSAYAGVAANQYPVRPYAFTPEEESWYDWFFTPSDSASERTHDDIEQMLRAAINRGTGEAAELPIANFGKTGTTQNYRDALFVGYAGDLVVGVWVGNDDNSPLDRVTGGGLPARIWKDFMRSALSLPAPRKTAAPDPQGPVQPVDIEEGQEIPLGEEIPLGEDGTSIRFDEEGVILSQDGVPVELRLDEDGFRIEEVDD from the coding sequence ATGGCGCTGTTTGAACGATTCTGGAAACGCTCTGAGCGTGGTGGGAGTCGCTCCGAAGATGGGGCGGGGGGTTATTATGCCCTTTACGATTCGCAGCGGCCGTTGGACCCAGACGATGAACCACCTGCCTATCGACCGGCCGGTTCGCCCGATTACGCATCTTGGGATGCGCGCATGTCCAACCTTGATGGACATGTCGCAACGGCGGAACGGCAACGTTCGCCCATGTGGACTCGCCTTTTCTGGCAGGGGCGCCGCAAACGGTGGTGGGCCGTTCGTATCGTTGCGGCGATGTTGTTGGTGTTTGTCTTTCTGATCGCCTGGCTTGCGATCACAGCGCCGCTCTCCAAAAGTCTTGAGCCGATTGCATCCCCCCAAGTGACATTGTTGGCGAGCGATGGAACGCCAATCGCCCGCAGCGGTGCCATGGTCGATGCCCCGGTGGAAGTTTCGGATCTGCCGCCGCACGTGATTGAGGCGTTTCTGGCGATCGAAGACCGACGGTTCTATTCCCATTGGGGCGTTGATCCACGCGGCATTGGCCGCGCAATTTGGACTGGGCGCGGGGGCGGCAGCACGATCACCCAGCAATTGGCCAAGTTTACATTCTTAACCCCGGAACAAAGCCTTTCCCGCAAGGCCCGTGAGGCGTTGATCGCGTTTTGGCTGGAGGGATGGCTCACCAAGGATCAGATTTTGAGCCGGTATTTGTCGAACGCCTATTTCGGTGACAATCAATACGGATTGCGCGCGGCAAGTTTACATTACTTCTATCGCCAACCCGAAAACCTATTGCCTCAACAAGCCGCGATGCTCGCTGGTTTGTTACAGGCCCCTTCGCGCTACGCCCCGACCAAACATTATGACCGCGCCAAAACGCGGATGGATTTGGTTGTCGGATCGATGGTCGCGGCTGGTTATATGACTCAGGCCGAAGCGGATGCATTGCCTGCTCCCGTCTTGGATGTGCGCACGCGCAATGACGTTCCGACCGGCTCGTATTTCGCCGATTGGGCTTTGCCGATTGCACGCGAAGATATGGAACCCGGCTATGCGCGTCAGGTGATATCAACCACTCTTGATTCTCAACTGCAATCACTGGCCCGGCGCGTGACGAACCGCGCAGGATTGGGCGACGCACAGGTTGCTTTGGTCGCGATGCGGCCCAGCGGCGAAGTGGTCGCGATGGTCGGCGGCAAAGATTACGCGAGCAGCCCCTTCAATCGCGCGACGCAAGCACGACGGCAACCGGGTTCAACCTTCAAATTGTTCGTTTATCTCGCCGCGTTGGAAGCCGGGTGGGAACCCGACGACACAATTGACAACACAGCCATCGAAAAAGGCGCATATCGGCCAAAGAATGCGCGTGAACGGTATTCGGACCTCATCACTTTAGAAGACGCCTTTGCATCATCCAGCAACGTGGCGGCCGTCCGGCTGTTCAATGAAATTGGCAGCGAACGAGTGATCCGCACCGCGCGTTCATTGGGCGTGACATCCGCAATGCCCGAAGGCGATCCCAGTTTGGCATTGGGCACGTCGACTATGACTTTGTTGGAGCTAACGTCGGCCTATGCCGGGGTGGCCGCTAATCAATATCCGGTTCGCCCCTACGCCTTTACCCCCGAAGAAGAGAGTTGGTACGATTGGTTCTTCACCCCTTCTGATAGCGCGTCGGAACGGACCCATGATGATATCGAACAAATGCTGCGTGCTGCGATCAATCGCGGAACAGGAGAGGCGGCCGAATTGCCGATCGCCAATTTCGGAAAGACCGGCACAACACAGAACTATCGCGATGCTTTGTTCGTTGGCTATGCGGGGGACTTGGTCGTGGGTGTGTGGGTCGGCAATGATGACAATTCACCATTGGATCGTGTGACCGGCGGCGGATTGCCAGCGCGCATCTGGAAAGATTTTATGCGCAGCGCTCTATCCCTGCCTGCGCCCCGCAAAACGGCTGCTCCCGATCCCCAAGGGCCGGTGCAACCGGTCGACATCGAAGAAGGTCAGGAAATCCCATTGGGCGAAGAGATCCCGCTTGGCGAAGACGGGACCTCTATCCGATTTGATGAAGAGGGCGTGATCCTATCCCAAGACGGAGTGCCGGTGGAATTGCGGTTGGATGAAGACGGTTTCCGGATCGAAGAGGTTGACGACTAA
- a CDS encoding AAA family ATPase, with the protein MTSQSSADFAGDSAIPSQPDTTVNVRDTFGIDVDWDIPAFSEPSEHVPERDDSYVFDPETTLAILAGFSHNRRVMIQGYHGTGKSTHIEQVAARLNWPSIRVNLDAHISRIDLVGRDAIVLKDGLQVTEFKEGILPWALQHPVALTFDEYDAGRPDVMFVIQRILEFDGRLTLLDQNRVITPNPYFRLFATTNTVGLGDTSGLYHGTQAINQAQMDRWNVVVALNYLPAETEQQIVKSKTPDTDDSMIADMVKVADLTRQGFINGDISTVMSPRTVITWAQNAAIFDSVGFAFRLSFLNKCDEAERTLVSEYYQRVFNEDLPEGAVAGA; encoded by the coding sequence ATGACCTCTCAATCTTCAGCAGACTTCGCCGGCGACAGCGCCATCCCATCGCAACCGGACACAACGGTCAACGTGCGTGACACGTTTGGCATTGATGTCGATTGGGACATTCCCGCATTCAGCGAACCCAGCGAACATGTGCCCGAACGTGATGACAGTTATGTCTTCGATCCCGAAACGACTTTGGCGATTCTTGCGGGCTTTTCCCACAATCGCCGCGTGATGATCCAAGGGTATCACGGCACGGGTAAATCGACGCATATCGAACAGGTTGCCGCGCGATTGAATTGGCCCAGTATTCGGGTCAATCTGGATGCGCATATCAGCCGGATCGATTTGGTCGGGCGCGATGCGATCGTTTTGAAAGACGGTTTGCAGGTTACGGAATTCAAAGAGGGCATCCTTCCATGGGCGTTGCAACACCCCGTTGCCCTAACATTTGACGAATACGATGCCGGTCGTCCCGATGTGATGTTCGTGATCCAGCGTATTCTGGAATTTGATGGCCGTTTGACGTTGCTCGACCAAAATCGCGTGATCACACCAAACCCGTATTTCCGCCTTTTTGCGACCACCAACACAGTCGGACTTGGCGATACGAGTGGTTTGTACCACGGCACGCAGGCGATCAACCAAGCGCAAATGGATCGCTGGAACGTGGTCGTGGCGTTGAATTATTTGCCCGCAGAAACAGAGCAGCAAATCGTCAAATCCAAGACTCCGGATACGGACGATTCGATGATCGCGGACATGGTGAAGGTTGCCGATTTGACCCGCCAAGGGTTCATCAATGGCGATATCTCCACCGTTATGAGCCCACGCACGGTTATCACTTGGGCGCAAAACGCGGCGATCTTTGATTCCGTTGGTTTCGCGTTCCGCCTCTCGTTCCTCAACAAATGCGATGAAGCAGAGCGCACATTGGTGAGCGAATATTATCAGCGTGTCTTCAACGAAGATCTGCCTGAAGGTGCTGTGGCGGGAGCGTAA
- a CDS encoding cupin domain-containing protein, whose product MHIHSDFDATVCVRTDRLEWQASPMVGVDRRMLDRIGDEVARATSIVRYGKGSAFSEHTHSGGEEFIVLDGVFQDEHGDYPAGTYVRNPVGTHHIPRSDPGCTIFVKLWQFDPNDQEQFAIDLNTVELTADPAYIGVHRAQLASRDYENVALERWDADTQAAIGDPGGFEILILEGSVRLEGETYSVHDWIRWPAGQSAALQAGEQGARFWIKRGHLSDIRIPNRD is encoded by the coding sequence ATGCACATTCATTCCGATTTTGATGCGACCGTCTGCGTTCGAACCGATCGCCTTGAATGGCAGGCGTCGCCCATGGTTGGGGTGGACCGACGCATGTTGGATCGGATCGGCGATGAGGTGGCCCGCGCCACCTCCATCGTCCGATACGGCAAAGGCAGCGCCTTTTCCGAACACACCCATTCGGGCGGAGAAGAATTCATCGTGCTGGATGGTGTGTTTCAGGATGAACATGGCGACTATCCTGCGGGCACCTATGTTCGCAATCCCGTGGGCACACATCACATTCCCCGCTCTGACCCGGGCTGCACAATCTTTGTGAAATTGTGGCAGTTTGATCCAAATGATCAGGAGCAGTTTGCCATCGACCTCAACACAGTGGAGCTCACCGCAGATCCCGCTTACATCGGGGTTCATCGCGCCCAATTGGCATCGCGAGATTACGAAAACGTCGCGCTGGAACGGTGGGATGCCGATACACAGGCGGCGATCGGCGATCCCGGAGGTTTCGAGATACTAATCCTCGAAGGGAGTGTTCGATTGGAGGGGGAAACCTATTCCGTCCACGATTGGATTCGGTGGCCCGCCGGGCAATCGGCGGCATTGCAAGCCGGTGAACAGGGCGCGCGCTTTTGGATTAAACGGGGCCATCTATCCGATATTCGCATTCCGAACCGGGATTAG
- a CDS encoding glutathione S-transferase C-terminal domain-containing protein, whose protein sequence is MRIYDVEGFPNPARVRMALAEKNATQNVEFVTVDVMGGEHRSDDFRAKNPDATVPFAQLECGTHIGRCTAIIEYIDGAFDGPALIGDTPRQRAITQMMNLRAEDGLVDAVGAYFHHATEGLGPDLETNQLPAWGQRGYETAQSTMRYLDTVLSDQPFVAGDAFTMADITTFAGLAFADFAKVEIPSELGNLLSWRDRTAARYSES, encoded by the coding sequence ATGCGAATTTACGATGTTGAAGGCTTCCCCAATCCCGCACGAGTGCGCATGGCTCTGGCTGAGAAGAACGCTACGCAGAACGTTGAATTTGTCACCGTGGATGTGATGGGCGGCGAACATCGCAGTGATGATTTTAGGGCGAAGAACCCCGATGCTACGGTTCCGTTTGCGCAGTTGGAATGCGGAACACATATCGGTCGATGCACCGCAATTATTGAATATATTGATGGCGCCTTTGATGGTCCGGCATTGATTGGCGACACGCCGCGTCAACGCGCGATCACGCAAATGATGAACCTTCGCGCCGAAGACGGTTTGGTCGATGCTGTTGGTGCGTATTTCCATCACGCTACCGAAGGGCTCGGCCCGGATCTGGAAACCAACCAATTGCCGGCATGGGGTCAGCGGGGGTACGAAACCGCGCAATCCACCATGCGATACCTCGATACAGTTTTGTCCGATCAACCGTTCGTCGCAGGTGATGCGTTCACCATGGCGGATATCACAACCTTTGCCGGGCTCGCTTTTGCCGATTTCGCCAAAGTTGAAATTCCGTCTGAACTTGGCAATCTGTTATCGTGGCGCGATCGCACCGCGGCCCGTTACTCGGAGAGCTAA
- a CDS encoding TetR/AcrR family transcriptional regulator yields MMETRTLLLDLGENAIRTRGFAGFSYADLARDAGIRKASIHHHFPKKADLALALIERYADNLDVAFSAIRTEARTAGEALNGAIALYRGAIDEGSSACLCAALATDTALLSDAARAALEKTNANTAAWFEDVFTTAQTDKTINAIASPKDEAIATLAQLQGAQLLAKAAGTGDAFDNAVLALQSRIIP; encoded by the coding sequence ATGATGGAAACACGCACTTTGCTTCTCGACTTGGGCGAAAATGCAATCCGCACGCGCGGGTTTGCAGGGTTTAGTTATGCCGATCTCGCTCGCGATGCCGGGATACGAAAGGCGAGTATTCACCACCATTTCCCCAAGAAGGCGGATTTGGCCCTCGCCTTGATCGAACGGTATGCTGACAATTTGGACGTTGCGTTCTCCGCCATCCGAACCGAAGCACGGACCGCTGGCGAAGCGTTAAACGGTGCCATTGCACTTTATCGTGGCGCTATTGATGAAGGATCATCGGCCTGTCTGTGTGCGGCTCTTGCCACGGACACGGCATTGTTGAGCGATGCAGCGCGCGCCGCATTGGAAAAGACGAACGCGAACACAGCCGCTTGGTTTGAAGATGTCTTCACCACCGCACAAACCGACAAGACGATAAATGCGATCGCTTCGCCCAAGGATGAGGCAATCGCAACGCTCGCACAACTCCAAGGGGCCCAATTGTTGGCGAAGGCAGCGGGCACGGGCGACGCATTCGACAATGCGGTTCTTGCTCTACAGTCGCGGATCATCCCCTGA
- a CDS encoding oxygenase MpaB family protein, translating to MPDPIETLRLKVVDQVRGVFNDRAGGQKPVPPSDDALYEKNTPIRMVHADLVGMMTGGIRGLMLQMLHPEALQGVLDHSNFREDMHGRLRRTARFIAVTTFGHRDDAMAAIERVNRIHARIGGTLPNGSPYSATNPRTLAWVHLVEAQSFLAGYMRHVRADMPRSDQDEYYRQFAIVARALGADPVPETRAEADAIFRELRTDLRPSAAAREVAQLVLNQRPKGTPPAVQTMIGADAVAMLPDWGRKMLHLQRPVLTALPARAATWGMGRTLRWAFKQN from the coding sequence ATGCCGGATCCCATAGAAACTCTACGCCTTAAAGTGGTCGATCAGGTGCGCGGCGTATTCAACGATCGCGCAGGAGGGCAAAAGCCCGTCCCCCCTTCCGACGATGCTCTGTATGAAAAGAACACACCGATCCGAATGGTTCATGCCGATCTGGTTGGAATGATGACCGGTGGCATCCGTGGATTGATGCTGCAAATGCTGCATCCAGAGGCATTGCAGGGGGTGTTGGACCACTCCAATTTCCGCGAAGATATGCACGGCCGCCTGCGCCGAACCGCGCGGTTTATTGCGGTGACAACATTCGGCCACCGCGATGACGCCATGGCGGCAATTGAACGGGTGAACCGTATTCATGCGCGCATCGGCGGAACGTTGCCCAACGGTTCTCCCTATTCAGCGACCAATCCGCGCACTTTGGCCTGGGTCCATCTGGTCGAAGCGCAAAGCTTCCTCGCCGGGTATATGCGCCATGTCCGTGCGGACATGCCGCGTAGCGATCAGGATGAATATTACCGCCAATTTGCCATCGTTGCGCGGGCGTTGGGCGCGGATCCTGTGCCAGAAACGCGCGCGGAAGCCGACGCGATCTTTCGCGAGCTGCGCACCGATTTACGCCCGTCTGCGGCTGCACGTGAAGTAGCGCAGTTGGTTCTAAACCAGCGGCCAAAGGGGACCCCGCCGGCAGTGCAAACAATGATCGGCGCCGATGCGGTTGCCATGTTGCCGGATTGGGGCCGCAAAATGCTGCATTTGCAACGACCGGTTTTGACCGCCCTGCCCGCCCGCGCCGCGACGTGGGGCATGGGGCGAACTCTGCGATGGGCCTTTAAACAAAATTAG
- a CDS encoding DUF1428 family protein: MYVQGAVLGVKGDRRDDYLEMARVMDEMFIEFGALEVSENWESDVPDGEVTDFRRAVAAEAGEKIVFSWIIWPDKATSDAAHEKMMHDDRMQNMEPPDMMDGKRMILGGFEQIFHAKAKE; this comes from the coding sequence ATGTATGTGCAAGGAGCGGTTTTGGGCGTAAAAGGTGATCGCCGGGACGATTATCTGGAAATGGCCCGTGTCATGGACGAAATGTTCATCGAATTTGGCGCGCTTGAAGTGTCCGAAAATTGGGAAAGCGATGTGCCCGACGGTGAAGTCACCGATTTTCGCCGCGCGGTCGCAGCCGAAGCCGGTGAGAAAATCGTCTTTTCGTGGATCATCTGGCCTGACAAAGCGACCAGCGACGCCGCTCATGAAAAGATGATGCATGACGATCGCATGCAAAACATGGAACCACCCGACATGATGGATGGAAAGCGCATGATCTTGGGCGGGTTTGAACAGATTTTCCACGCTAAGGCGAAAGAATGA
- a CDS encoding glutathione binding-like protein, which translates to MAEFTFYTVAMSRGQIARWALHEAGADYDQVVFDWATRPDDFIAINPMNKVPTLVHHLAGADGSVHDHVITEAAAINHYLAETHPDKGLLPNPHERAAYFRWMFFAAGPIEQAVIAAAMDWKVPPERTAMAGFGSLDLALSAMETWLSQNDFAAGDRFTMADTYVGSQFVWGLRFGSIPETPAFKAYVERCTNRPAYVEANAIDAKLIEAAG; encoded by the coding sequence ATGGCTGAGTTCACATTTTACACAGTCGCGATGAGCCGAGGGCAGATTGCGCGATGGGCTTTGCACGAAGCCGGGGCGGATTATGATCAGGTGGTGTTTGATTGGGCGACACGGCCCGACGATTTCATCGCCATCAACCCAATGAACAAAGTTCCCACATTGGTGCACCATCTCGCGGGGGCAGACGGTTCGGTCCACGATCACGTCATCACCGAAGCCGCCGCCATCAATCATTACCTTGCCGAAACTCATCCAGATAAAGGGTTGTTGCCCAATCCGCATGAACGCGCCGCCTATTTCCGTTGGATGTTTTTCGCCGCCGGACCGATCGAACAAGCCGTCATTGCCGCGGCGATGGATTGGAAAGTTCCGCCAGAACGCACCGCAATGGCGGGATTTGGCAGTTTAGATCTGGCCTTGTCAGCGATGGAAACATGGCTTTCACAAAACGATTTCGCCGCCGGTGATCGTTTCACCATGGCCGACACCTATGTGGGCAGCCAATTTGTGTGGGGATTGCGGTTCGGATCCATTCCCGAAACGCCCGCTTTCAAGGCGTATGTTGAACGGTGCACAAACCGCCCAGCCTATGTCGAGGCCAACGCTATCGACGCCAAATTGATCGAGGCCGCCGGTTAA
- a CDS encoding DnaJ domain-containing protein: MAQTRFHGRYEDESRRCEAPGCRDAGEFRAPGHRPNGFDGPGQWRWFCLEHVRQFNAGYDWFEGMNAEEIIAAQSPASGWRTESAAFSPRAAVDGTPRWADFDDPLDAISARAGGIRSRAEREAKMAMDGRFSKAEAQALDIMGLGSETDRRRLRQRYSELVRRYHPDRNGGDRSHEARLSKVVDAYQLLRKSAVIA; this comes from the coding sequence ATGGCACAAACCCGATTCCATGGCCGGTATGAAGATGAAAGTCGCCGCTGCGAAGCGCCCGGTTGCCGCGATGCGGGAGAATTTCGTGCACCCGGACACCGGCCCAACGGATTTGATGGTCCGGGGCAATGGCGCTGGTTTTGTTTGGAACATGTCCGTCAATTCAACGCCGGATACGACTGGTTCGAAGGGATGAACGCCGAAGAAATCATCGCCGCGCAATCCCCGGCCAGTGGGTGGCGAACAGAAAGCGCCGCCTTTAGCCCGCGCGCCGCCGTGGATGGAACGCCGCGTTGGGCCGATTTTGATGATCCGCTCGATGCGATTTCTGCCCGTGCAGGCGGCATTCGCAGCCGCGCCGAACGTGAGGCGAAGATGGCCATGGATGGCCGTTTTTCCAAGGCAGAGGCGCAAGCGTTGGACATTATGGGCCTTGGTTCGGAAACGGATCGACGGCGGTTGCGACAACGCTATTCTGAACTTGTCCGCCGATATCATCCCGATCGCAACGGTGGCGATCGGTCGCATGAGGCACGGCTGTCAAAAGTCGTTGATGCCTACCAATTGTTGCGAAAAAGCGCGGTGATCGCTTAA
- a CDS encoding BolA family protein codes for MNGTVADEMRGLLEQALAPTALEIINDSAQHSGHSGDDGSGESHFTIVIEAPTFADMNRLARQRAVIAALGDIVGQRVHAVAIRASAPA; via the coding sequence ATGAACGGAACAGTTGCAGATGAAATGCGCGGACTTCTTGAGCAGGCTCTTGCGCCCACCGCTCTCGAAATCATCAACGACAGCGCTCAACATTCCGGACATTCGGGCGATGACGGTTCAGGCGAATCCCATTTCACGATCGTGATCGAAGCGCCCACCTTTGCCGATATGAACCGCCTTGCACGCCAACGCGCAGTGATCGCAGCGTTGGGCGACATTGTTGGGCAACGCGTTCATGCCGTTGCGATTAGGGCAAGCGCGCCTGCATGA
- a CDS encoding NUDIX hydrolase yields the protein MPLRLGQARLHDELGRDGVWPYSGVTSSLTYRDHETGARTGASMNEFGNTKRIRRSARIIVVGPDERVLMFRFDVDDRPPFWVTAGGECDLGETFEQAARRELFEETGITADPGKQIARTTPEFITVEGEPVQADERYFILRVSDTTITTDGHTVLEQKVMTQHRWFSMDELSDWHEAVFPENLAEFIQASQSS from the coding sequence ATGCCGTTGCGATTAGGGCAAGCGCGCCTGCATGATGAATTGGGTCGTGACGGTGTTTGGCCCTACTCCGGTGTTACGAGCTCACTCACCTATCGCGACCACGAAACGGGCGCACGAACTGGGGCCAGCATGAACGAATTCGGCAATACCAAACGCATCCGCCGTTCCGCACGGATAATCGTGGTCGGCCCGGACGAACGAGTCCTTATGTTCCGGTTTGACGTGGACGATCGCCCGCCCTTTTGGGTGACGGCCGGCGGCGAATGCGATCTCGGTGAAACATTTGAGCAAGCCGCACGGCGCGAATTGTTTGAAGAAACCGGCATCACCGCCGATCCCGGCAAACAAATCGCCCGCACCACGCCCGAATTCATCACCGTAGAGGGCGAACCAGTGCAGGCGGATGAGCGCTACTTCATCCTGCGCGTATCGGACACAACGATTACGACCGATGGTCACACTGTGTTGGAACAAAAGGTTATGACTCAACACCGCTGGTTCTCAATGGACGAACTGTCGGATTGGCACGAAGCGGTGTTTCCTGAGAATCTGGCCGAATTTATTCAAGCTTCTCAATCAAGCTGA
- a CDS encoding SDR family NAD(P)-dependent oxidoreductase, with protein MDYTGKVAWITGASSGIGAALARDISSRGAHLVLSGRDEARLAEVASSCGETLILPFDVRDDDALADATAKAIAWKGGVDIAFANAGVSQRSRALKTEMQVYRDIIAIDLTAQIAFSQGLIGHMADRGSGNIAFISSIAGKVGVPMRTAYSAVKFGLAGYGDALRGELSQMGVQVHVIYPGSVATDVARNALVADGKKRGVSDKVIDEGIPAVDAAKTMLDGMAAGEREIIVAQGGEAAMGEMRRTPEALLDQVAAMVASGYMERMEESA; from the coding sequence ATGGATTACACAGGCAAAGTCGCATGGATTACAGGCGCTTCATCGGGCATTGGTGCGGCGTTGGCGCGGGATATTTCATCGCGCGGCGCGCATCTGGTCCTATCGGGGCGGGATGAAGCACGCTTGGCCGAAGTGGCTTCAAGCTGCGGTGAAACTTTGATCCTGCCGTTTGATGTTCGTGATGACGACGCATTGGCTGACGCCACTGCCAAAGCGATCGCATGGAAAGGTGGGGTGGACATCGCGTTCGCCAATGCCGGCGTTTCTCAGCGCAGCCGCGCGCTCAAAACAGAAATGCAGGTCTATCGAGACATTATCGCCATCGACCTGACGGCTCAGATCGCCTTCTCCCAGGGATTGATCGGCCACATGGCGGATCGCGGAAGCGGCAACATCGCTTTTATCTCCTCGATCGCGGGCAAAGTCGGCGTGCCAATGCGCACCGCCTACAGCGCCGTGAAATTTGGTCTGGCCGGTTATGGCGATGCGTTGCGCGGTGAATTGTCGCAAATGGGCGTTCAAGTGCACGTGATCTATCCCGGTTCCGTCGCCACCGACGTGGCCCGCAACGCTTTGGTCGCCGACGGCAAAAAACGCGGCGTCAGCGACAAAGTCATCGACGAAGGCATTCCAGCGGTTGATGCGGCCAAAACCATGTTGGATGGTATGGCAGCTGGCGAACGCGAAATCATCGTCGCCCAAGGCGGAGAAGCAGCCATGGGCGAGATGCGTCGCACACCCGAAGCGTTGCTAGATCAAGTCGCTGCAATGGTCGCCAGCGGATATATGGAGCGGATGGAAGAGAGCGCGTGA